From a region of the Leisingera thetidis genome:
- a CDS encoding chemotaxis protein CheW, which translates to MQAEVKQTDQEVKHAEHSEFVSFTVAGQAFCLKITQIREIRRWSPVTILPHAPADVLGVMNLRGAVIPIYDLSARFGLQQTEASERNVVIVVSVHGKPVGLLAESVSEIISINPDDIQDTPPVDSRNTMEYIQGIISHDDTMVRIINLDAVISAPEQVMP; encoded by the coding sequence ATGCAAGCTGAAGTGAAGCAAACCGATCAGGAAGTGAAACACGCTGAACACAGCGAGTTTGTCAGCTTCACCGTGGCCGGGCAGGCGTTCTGCCTGAAGATCACCCAGATCCGTGAGATCCGGCGCTGGTCGCCGGTGACCATCCTGCCGCATGCCCCGGCCGATGTGCTGGGGGTGATGAACCTGCGCGGCGCGGTGATCCCGATCTACGACCTCTCTGCCCGCTTCGGCCTGCAACAGACCGAAGCCAGCGAGCGCAACGTGGTCATCGTCGTCTCGGTCCATGGCAAGCCGGTTGGCTTGCTGGCGGAATCGGTTTCCGAGATCATCTCGATCAACCCGGATGACATCCAGGACACACCGCCTGTGGATAGCCGCAACACGATGGAGTACATCCAGGGCATCATCTCGCATGATGACACCATGGTGCGCATCATCAATCTGGATGCGGTGATCTCGGCCCCGGAGCAGGTGATGCCGTGA
- a CDS encoding caspase family protein codes for MSFLFKSLIFTACLLLAAGAQAASDRIALVIGVAEYQHLPPLENTRNDAVAMADTLEGIGFDVSLALDPGTSEMVQLLDDFAFRSEVADLALVYFAGHGIEVQGENFLIPADARVASNRDVQRQSLSLKQLLGAVDRARKMRIVILDSCRDNPLGDSIALDEQSSTETAETTETTRGGGGMAPADPDRGTLVAFAAKDGQVALDGSGSNSPYATALMEKMVQPGLEISLMFRQVRDRVLENTANLQEPHTYGSLTGVPFYLAGPGADDAPVTVADASEAWAALKPDQEEQLLALAELGDTRSMLGLAYIRLNPNEGRFDPKAAVDFLQRAAEAGSPEAQFELAKLFERGTGVEADPAKALELYQAAAAQDFADAINDLGFLHYQGGLGLPANPKKALSFFERAADLRHPQAQFNFAALIDDGLIPSKGPEDSAHYLYAALRSGSSDVLNLLSERPNMFTPQTRRALQQKLQDNNFYAGAIDGDFGPGTQRGIRQAYGLEG; via the coding sequence ATGTCTTTCCTTTTCAAATCCTTGATTTTCACCGCCTGCCTGCTGCTCGCGGCCGGGGCGCAGGCTGCAAGCGACCGTATTGCCCTGGTGATCGGCGTGGCAGAGTATCAGCATCTGCCGCCGCTGGAGAATACCCGCAACGATGCGGTGGCAATGGCGGACACTCTGGAAGGGATCGGTTTTGACGTCAGCCTGGCGCTGGATCCGGGCACTTCGGAAATGGTGCAGCTGCTTGATGATTTTGCCTTCCGCTCGGAAGTCGCCGATTTGGCGCTGGTCTATTTCGCCGGCCACGGAATCGAGGTGCAGGGCGAAAACTTCCTGATCCCTGCAGATGCCAGAGTGGCCAGCAACCGCGATGTGCAGCGCCAGTCGCTGTCCCTGAAACAGTTGCTGGGTGCGGTGGACCGGGCCCGCAAGATGCGTATCGTGATCCTCGACAGCTGCCGCGACAACCCGCTGGGCGATTCGATCGCTCTGGATGAGCAAAGCAGCACCGAAACCGCCGAAACCACCGAAACCACCCGCGGCGGCGGCGGCATGGCGCCAGCCGACCCGGACCGCGGCACACTGGTGGCCTTTGCCGCCAAGGATGGCCAGGTCGCGCTGGACGGCAGCGGCAGCAATTCGCCCTATGCCACGGCGCTGATGGAAAAAATGGTGCAGCCGGGACTGGAAATCAGCCTGATGTTCCGCCAGGTGCGGGACCGGGTGCTGGAAAACACCGCCAATCTGCAGGAACCCCATACCTATGGCTCGCTGACCGGAGTGCCCTTTTATCTGGCCGGCCCGGGCGCGGATGACGCACCGGTCACGGTTGCGGATGCTTCCGAAGCCTGGGCCGCGCTGAAACCGGATCAGGAAGAACAGCTGCTGGCGCTGGCCGAACTTGGCGATACCCGCTCGATGCTGGGTCTGGCATATATCCGTCTGAACCCGAATGAAGGCCGGTTTGACCCCAAGGCGGCGGTGGACTTCCTTCAGCGCGCCGCGGAAGCGGGATCGCCCGAGGCGCAATTCGAGCTGGCCAAGCTTTTTGAGCGCGGCACCGGGGTCGAGGCGGACCCAGCCAAAGCGCTGGAACTGTATCAGGCGGCCGCGGCTCAGGATTTTGCGGATGCGATCAACGATCTCGGCTTCCTCCACTATCAGGGGGGATTGGGTCTTCCGGCCAACCCGAAGAAAGCGCTGAGCTTTTTTGAACGCGCCGCAGACCTGCGCCATCCGCAAGCGCAGTTCAATTTTGCAGCGTTGATCGATGATGGGCTGATCCCTTCGAAAGGACCGGAAGATTCAGCACATTACCTGTACGCAGCACTGCGCAGCGGCAGTTCCGATGTGCTGAACCTGCTGAGCGAACGCCCGAATATGTTCACTCCGCAAACCCGGCGTGCCCTGCAGCAGAAACTGCAAGACAACAACTTCTACGCAGGCGCCATTGACGGGGACTTCGGCCCCGGAACCCAGCGGGGTATCCGTCAGGCGTATGGACTGGAAGGATAA
- a CDS encoding M15 family metallopeptidase, which yields MRVLPAVIIAIGLVLAPAVWFGLSWLLSEEDFQGAGGVDSTARIEIEMLRQQVEDLQARMSDLQNEIASLPAGGAGDGSPFTDDAAGEAAIWNQTGGADLDYAQVVLIADRLNVNRGLRVTGGRYLTEKLGRPREDLNDTCQPMTNPELKEKLVTEQVGPIRVSMLRPAIESLKVVFENIRQADPDLYARINTAGALCVRRIRGTSNSLSTHSYGLAVDLNIDGKLDNFTDGKTQLGLTIMADFFYDQGWVWGAGFRREDSMHFEISRRQLDAWLAEGQL from the coding sequence ATGCGGGTTCTTCCAGCTGTCATAATAGCCATTGGCCTGGTGCTGGCCCCGGCCGTCTGGTTCGGGCTCAGCTGGCTGCTGAGCGAAGAGGACTTCCAGGGTGCGGGCGGCGTGGATTCCACCGCGCGGATCGAGATCGAGATGCTGCGCCAGCAGGTTGAGGATTTGCAGGCCCGGATGTCCGATCTGCAGAACGAGATTGCGAGCCTGCCCGCCGGAGGGGCAGGCGACGGCAGCCCTTTCACTGATGACGCGGCCGGCGAGGCCGCTATCTGGAACCAGACTGGCGGCGCCGATCTGGACTATGCCCAGGTGGTTCTGATTGCCGACCGGCTGAATGTGAACCGCGGGCTGAGAGTGACCGGCGGCAGGTATCTGACGGAGAAACTGGGCCGCCCGCGGGAGGATCTGAACGACACCTGCCAGCCGATGACCAACCCGGAGCTGAAGGAGAAGCTGGTGACCGAGCAGGTCGGACCGATCCGCGTCAGCATGCTGCGCCCGGCAATCGAAAGCCTGAAGGTGGTGTTCGAGAATATCCGCCAGGCAGATCCGGATCTTTACGCCCGCATCAATACCGCCGGGGCGCTGTGCGTGCGCCGTATCCGCGGCACGTCGAATTCGCTGTCCACCCACAGCTACGGGCTGGCAGTCGACCTGAACATCGACGGCAAGCTGGACAATTTCACCGATGGCAAGACCCAGCTCGGGCTCACCATCATGGCGGATTTCTTCTATGATCAGGGCTGGGTCTGGGGCGCGGGCTTCCGGCGCGAGGACAGTATGCATTTCGAAATCAGCCGCCGCCAGCTGGATGCGTGGCTGGCTGAGGGCCAGCTGTAA
- a CDS encoding serine/threonine protein kinase, with protein MLESRPGDLFQPGDLLNNTYRIECLLGRGGTSHVYKARSEISGNLVALKVLKQELAANEDFTVLMAREENIREIRHAAVVRYSENHRTPDGHIYLLMDYVEGPGLDKRLKQGPMAAEDLLVICRRVAEGLQAAHARNIVHRDLSPDNIILRGGDPAEAVIIDFGIAKDTNPGAQTIVGNEFAGKYSYAAPEQMSGNTDARSDIYSLGALLLANFRGAAPKLGANPMEVVENKQKHLDTDGLPEPLKTLIERMCAPDPNDRFQTAAEVLAFLDTPDGGSLSDVLDAPAEDATIIVPQTSKPAPPPAPASKPSPAGASGGKGGRGGLWAGLAVLLLIGGGGAGAFFTGKLDSFLGPSYPVARPYSLIAEKPADGPLQIVGNVPSEAARNALLALSQDADLTLATGAIADTWGADVLDTVKPLEGLREWRLVISNNKARLTGTTDDTNVAEMLNEMFRNGLPGALEGKAEIRFELPMLPLAEVKAVMEAFADCGPLLRDGNGHYDGYAPNDPVLISGRVASTATRLELFDALRALAHERQVVLDVEVLNDSLCVVEQHLPKAPPGGAEVAFAVGGETVEPNPSGRFFVGENPVIDVVLPDDVTDGYLTVSILDVSGNVFHLLPNISRSDNAVASLRGGAAGEVPVRVAYSLEESASGGGIAFKVDDSTLGKSKVVVLHSSEPLFDGMRPTSESAVGFAEALQASYEADSSSIRSLDSRILVTAKP; from the coding sequence ATGCTTGAATCGCGCCCTGGCGACTTGTTCCAGCCGGGTGATCTGCTGAACAATACCTACAGGATTGAATGCCTGCTGGGCCGCGGCGGCACGTCCCATGTTTACAAGGCACGCTCGGAAATTTCCGGCAACCTGGTGGCCTTGAAGGTACTGAAGCAGGAACTGGCCGCCAATGAGGACTTTACCGTCCTGATGGCGCGCGAAGAGAATATCCGCGAAATCCGCCATGCCGCCGTGGTGCGATATTCGGAAAACCACCGCACGCCGGACGGCCATATCTACCTGCTGATGGACTACGTCGAAGGGCCGGGACTCGACAAACGGCTGAAACAGGGGCCGATGGCGGCTGAGGACCTGCTGGTGATCTGCCGCCGGGTGGCGGAAGGGCTGCAGGCCGCGCATGCCCGCAACATCGTCCACCGCGATCTCAGCCCCGACAATATCATCCTGCGCGGCGGCGACCCGGCCGAGGCGGTGATCATCGACTTCGGCATCGCCAAGGACACCAACCCGGGCGCCCAGACCATTGTCGGCAATGAGTTTGCCGGCAAGTATTCCTATGCCGCGCCCGAGCAGATGAGCGGCAACACCGACGCGCGCTCGGATATCTACTCGCTGGGCGCACTGCTTCTGGCCAATTTCCGCGGCGCAGCGCCCAAGCTGGGCGCCAATCCGATGGAAGTGGTTGAGAACAAACAGAAACACCTTGACACGGATGGTCTTCCTGAGCCGCTGAAAACACTGATCGAGCGGATGTGCGCGCCCGATCCGAACGACCGGTTCCAGACAGCTGCTGAGGTGCTGGCATTTCTGGACACCCCCGATGGCGGCAGCCTGAGCGATGTGCTGGATGCCCCGGCTGAAGACGCCACCATCATCGTGCCGCAGACCAGCAAACCCGCACCGCCGCCCGCCCCCGCTTCCAAGCCGTCTCCGGCCGGGGCATCAGGGGGCAAGGGCGGGCGCGGCGGGCTGTGGGCTGGACTGGCGGTCCTGCTGCTGATCGGCGGCGGCGGGGCGGGCGCCTTTTTCACCGGAAAGCTCGACAGCTTCCTCGGGCCCTCCTACCCGGTTGCGCGCCCGTATTCACTGATTGCCGAGAAACCCGCCGATGGCCCGCTGCAGATTGTCGGCAATGTGCCGTCCGAGGCGGCGCGCAACGCCCTGCTGGCGCTGTCCCAGGATGCCGATCTGACTCTGGCCACTGGTGCAATCGCCGACACCTGGGGGGCCGATGTGCTGGACACGGTGAAGCCGCTGGAGGGGCTGCGCGAATGGCGTCTGGTGATCAGCAACAACAAGGCGCGGCTCACCGGCACCACTGACGACACCAATGTTGCGGAAATGCTCAACGAGATGTTCCGCAACGGTCTGCCCGGCGCGCTGGAAGGCAAGGCCGAGATCCGGTTCGAACTGCCAATGCTGCCGTTGGCAGAGGTCAAGGCGGTGATGGAGGCCTTTGCCGATTGCGGCCCGCTGCTGCGTGACGGAAACGGTCATTACGACGGCTATGCGCCCAATGATCCCGTGCTGATCAGCGGCCGGGTTGCCAGCACCGCCACCCGGCTGGAGCTGTTCGACGCGCTTCGCGCACTGGCCCATGAACGGCAGGTTGTTCTGGATGTGGAGGTGCTGAACGACTCGCTCTGCGTGGTTGAGCAGCACCTGCCCAAAGCCCCCCCCGGCGGCGCCGAAGTGGCGTTTGCCGTCGGCGGCGAGACCGTGGAACCCAACCCTTCCGGCCGCTTTTTTGTCGGCGAAAACCCTGTCATCGATGTGGTGCTGCCGGATGACGTCACCGACGGCTATTTGACCGTGTCGATCCTTGATGTGTCAGGCAATGTGTTCCATTTGCTGCCGAATATCTCGCGGTCGGATAATGCGGTGGCCAGCCTGCGCGGCGGCGCGGCCGGCGAAGTCCCGGTCCGGGTCGCCTACAGCCTGGAGGAATCCGCATCCGGCGGCGGCATCGCGTTCAAAGTCGATGACAGCACCCTGGGCAAGAGCAAAGTTGTTGTGTTGCATTCGTCGGAGCCGCTGTTTGACGGCATGCGCCCGACCTCTGAAAGCGCGGTGGGTTTCGCCGAAGCCTTGCAGGCCAGCTATGAGGCGGATTCCAGCAGCATCCGCTCGCTGGACAGCCGCATCCTGGTGACTGCCAAGCCCTGA
- a CDS encoding OmpA family protein, producing MVRLNGIFASVLGAGLVFAPLAQAQSSGGELSVEEITEAFKKQKTRGLVIVPSSASAAEDPAAETATVAAAAEAYNPVDRQTQINVQISFDFDSAALRADQAPKLANMCASMKALDGTVFQIIGHTDSSGSAAYNERLSLLRAQEVRRHLISSCGVAEDMLKAIGMGETAPFNENNTRADENRRVEFQALG from the coding sequence ATGGTCCGCCTGAATGGAATTTTTGCTAGTGTATTGGGTGCCGGCCTGGTTTTCGCACCACTTGCGCAGGCGCAGTCATCCGGCGGCGAACTGTCGGTCGAGGAAATCACCGAAGCGTTCAAGAAACAGAAGACCCGCGGCCTAGTGATCGTGCCAAGCAGCGCATCCGCGGCAGAAGATCCGGCGGCAGAAACAGCAACCGTGGCCGCGGCTGCAGAAGCATACAATCCGGTCGACCGGCAGACCCAGATCAATGTGCAAATCTCCTTTGATTTCGACAGCGCCGCGCTGCGTGCCGACCAGGCGCCGAAACTGGCCAATATGTGCGCGTCGATGAAGGCGCTGGATGGCACCGTATTCCAGATCATTGGCCATACCGACAGTTCCGGCTCGGCGGCCTATAACGAGCGGCTGTCGCTGCTGCGCGCACAGGAAGTGCGCCGCCACCTGATCAGCTCCTGCGGCGTTGCCGAAGATATGCTCAAAGCCATCGGCATGGGCGAAACCGCACCCTTTAACGAGAACAACACGCGCGCCGATGAAAACCGCCGCGTTGAATTCCAGGCTCTGGGCTAA
- a CDS encoding CheR family methyltransferase: protein MSAEGTITPAAESFSLTDQEFEAIAKFAHKHFGLALAASKKPLVSSRLARKLRQRNFTSFKDYLACLDGPDAEQERSGLLSLLTTNVTHFFREPHHFETLRHDVLPPLIEQARRGGRVRLWSAGCSNGQEPYSIAMTVLDLCPDAAKLDFKILGTDIDPVVVRHAQAAKYPEDELAQIDAKYSKLVPKRDPDGRLPDSLRKLITFGVLNLIEPFPFRGKFDAIFCRNVAIYFDNPTQQKVWSAFQNALNPGGTLFIGHSERMSGPAAQHLKTAGITTYVNSPAGRTS, encoded by the coding sequence GTGAGCGCTGAAGGTACCATCACTCCCGCCGCCGAAAGCTTTTCGCTTACGGACCAGGAATTCGAGGCCATTGCGAAATTCGCGCATAAGCACTTCGGACTGGCCCTGGCGGCAAGCAAGAAGCCCCTGGTGTCCTCCCGCCTGGCGCGCAAGCTGCGCCAGCGCAATTTCACCAGCTTCAAGGATTACCTCGCCTGCCTGGACGGTCCCGATGCCGAACAGGAGCGCAGCGGGCTGCTGTCGCTGCTGACCACCAATGTGACCCATTTCTTCCGGGAACCGCATCATTTCGAGACGCTGCGCCATGACGTGCTGCCGCCGCTGATCGAACAGGCGCGCCGCGGCGGGCGGGTCCGGCTGTGGTCGGCAGGCTGCTCCAACGGGCAGGAGCCGTATTCGATTGCGATGACAGTGCTGGATCTCTGCCCGGACGCGGCAAAGCTGGATTTCAAAATCCTGGGGACCGACATCGACCCGGTTGTGGTGCGCCATGCCCAGGCCGCCAAATACCCCGAGGACGAACTGGCCCAGATCGACGCCAAATACAGCAAGCTTGTGCCCAAGCGGGATCCGGACGGGCGGCTGCCGGACAGTCTGCGCAAGCTGATCACCTTCGGGGTGCTGAACCTGATCGAACCCTTCCCGTTCCGGGGCAAGTTCGATGCGATCTTTTGCCGGAACGTTGCGATCTATTTCGACAATCCGACCCAGCAGAAGGTGTGGAGCGCCTTTCAGAACGCCCTGAACCCGGGCGGCACCCTCTTCATCGGCCACTCCGAGCGCATGTCAGGCCCGGCAGCGCAGCACCTGAAGACGGCCGGGATCACCACTTATGTCAACTCACCCGCTGGCAGAACATCCTGA
- a CDS encoding chemotaxis protein CheA gives MSGSIQDTFFEECEELLEATDEGLTAIEGGDHDPEVVNAIFRAVHSIKGGAGAFGLDDLVAFAHRFETVFDEVRAGRMELDEKLIQLLLRSSDHLSALVEAARDGGEIDEAHHDTLLAALDEYIPEEEEDLTFEPMGLGAPAPVEDLGAGPSAPAEPQEETYRIRFQPLKEMYGTGNEPFFLFQALRDMGELTVKLDENELPGFDAMDMAESYLAWDLTLVTKESRSIVEAVFEFVEGLCELSIDGDGDAEAEANALAALDAMFSAPPADDAAPAGEPSPDPDTGSAAVPFEPPAPAPISEAKPAAAENKASAPKAESGKQEQRGGPKPTLRVELERVDRLINAVGELIINHSMLAQQIANLNVSDTRDVETELEGFKNLARDIQEGVMAIRAQPVKPLFQRMARIVREASAATGKTCKLVNEGENTEVDKTVIERLSDPLTHILRNAVDHGVEKPEDREAAGKPKTGEIRLSASHRSGSVCIEIKDDGAGVNRPRVKQIAIEKGLIPENAELTDSEIDNLLFMPGFSTAKEVSNLSGRGVGMDVVKNAVTGLGGRINISSTPGKGSTFTIILPLTLAVMDGMVVSVADQTMVVPITSIVETMRGSDDMINSLGADGTLLSIRGNFVPICDVAGGLGLYRESDQQAGVYLLVETETGQRCALAVDDIHDQRQVVIKSLDGVCGEIPGVAAATILGDGKIAMILDPESIIAASPTAAAFDTERRMSNAS, from the coding sequence ATGTCGGGGTCGATTCAGGATACCTTCTTCGAGGAGTGCGAAGAGCTCCTCGAAGCAACGGATGAAGGGCTGACTGCCATCGAAGGAGGCGATCACGACCCTGAGGTTGTCAATGCGATCTTCCGCGCTGTGCACTCGATCAAGGGCGGCGCCGGAGCCTTTGGCCTGGATGATCTGGTGGCATTTGCGCACCGGTTTGAAACCGTCTTTGACGAAGTGCGTGCCGGCCGGATGGAGCTGGACGAAAAGCTGATCCAGCTGCTGCTGCGCTCAAGCGATCATCTCTCGGCGCTGGTCGAGGCCGCCCGCGACGGCGGTGAAATCGATGAAGCGCATCACGATACGCTGCTGGCCGCACTGGATGAATACATCCCGGAGGAAGAGGAAGATCTGACCTTTGAGCCGATGGGCCTCGGCGCCCCGGCCCCGGTGGAAGACCTTGGCGCCGGGCCGTCGGCGCCGGCGGAACCGCAGGAGGAAACCTATCGGATCCGCTTCCAGCCGCTGAAGGAAATGTACGGCACCGGCAACGAGCCTTTCTTCCTGTTCCAAGCGCTCAGGGACATGGGTGAGCTGACGGTGAAGCTCGACGAGAACGAGCTGCCCGGGTTTGACGCCATGGACATGGCTGAAAGCTATCTGGCCTGGGACCTGACCCTGGTAACCAAAGAGTCCCGCTCAATTGTCGAAGCCGTCTTCGAATTTGTCGAAGGGCTTTGCGAACTGTCGATAGACGGCGACGGCGACGCGGAGGCAGAAGCGAATGCCCTGGCAGCGCTGGATGCCATGTTCAGCGCGCCTCCTGCGGATGATGCCGCACCTGCCGGCGAACCGTCCCCTGACCCAGACACGGGTTCTGCCGCAGTCCCTTTTGAGCCGCCGGCCCCCGCACCAATTTCCGAAGCCAAGCCGGCAGCTGCCGAAAACAAGGCATCGGCCCCGAAAGCCGAGAGCGGCAAGCAGGAGCAGCGCGGCGGTCCGAAGCCGACGCTCCGTGTCGAGCTCGAGCGGGTGGACCGGCTGATCAACGCTGTCGGGGAGCTTATCATCAACCATTCGATGCTGGCCCAGCAGATTGCCAATCTCAACGTTTCGGACACCCGGGATGTTGAAACCGAGCTGGAAGGCTTCAAGAATTTGGCGCGCGATATTCAGGAAGGCGTCATGGCCATCCGCGCGCAGCCGGTGAAACCCCTGTTCCAGCGCATGGCGCGGATCGTGCGCGAAGCATCGGCCGCGACGGGCAAAACCTGCAAGCTGGTGAACGAAGGGGAAAACACCGAAGTCGACAAGACAGTGATCGAGCGTCTGTCCGATCCGCTGACGCACATCCTGCGCAATGCGGTCGACCACGGCGTTGAAAAACCCGAGGACCGGGAGGCGGCAGGCAAGCCGAAGACTGGTGAAATCCGGCTTTCGGCATCGCACCGGTCCGGCAGCGTGTGCATCGAAATCAAGGATGACGGCGCCGGCGTGAACCGCCCGCGGGTCAAGCAGATCGCCATCGAAAAAGGCCTGATCCCGGAAAATGCCGAGCTGACCGACAGCGAGATCGACAACCTGCTGTTCATGCCCGGTTTTTCCACCGCCAAGGAGGTCTCCAACCTCTCCGGCCGCGGCGTGGGCATGGATGTTGTGAAGAATGCGGTGACCGGCCTTGGCGGCCGCATCAATATCTCCTCCACCCCGGGCAAGGGCTCGACTTTCACCATCATCCTGCCGCTGACCCTGGCGGTGATGGACGGGATGGTGGTGTCGGTTGCCGACCAGACCATGGTGGTGCCCATCACCTCGATTGTCGAGACAATGCGCGGCAGCGATGACATGATCAACAGCCTCGGCGCCGACGGCACCCTGCTGTCGATCCGCGGCAATTTCGTGCCGATCTGCGATGTTGCCGGCGGTCTCGGATTGTACCGCGAGAGCGATCAGCAGGCCGGCGTCTATCTTCTGGTGGAAACCGAAACCGGCCAGCGCTGCGCCCTGGCGGTGGATGACATTCACGACCAGCGGCAAGTGGTGATCAAGAGCCTGGACGGCGTCTGCGGGGAGATCCCCGGCGTCGCGGCGGCAACCATCCTGGGCGACGGCAAGATCGCCATGATCCTGGACCCTGAAAGCATCATTGCGGCTTCGCCCACGGCGGCCGCCTTTGACACCGAGCGGAGAATGAGCAATGCAAGCTGA
- a CDS encoding response regulator — protein sequence MSLKDSLRVMVVDDMSTSRGIITQSLDEIGIKNYMVENAGQSAYQKLTQTPVHLVLSDYNMPGMDGLGLLQAVRGHQVTQRVGFILVTGKPTPEMIQVGKKLGLNNIVRKPFTVATMKQAIEQVVGRL from the coding sequence ATGAGCTTGAAAGACTCTCTCCGCGTTATGGTTGTCGACGACATGTCGACGAGCCGGGGGATCATCACACAAAGCCTGGATGAGATCGGCATCAAGAACTACATGGTCGAAAACGCCGGCCAGTCTGCCTACCAGAAGCTGACCCAGACTCCGGTTCACCTGGTGCTGTCGGACTACAACATGCCGGGCATGGACGGGCTGGGACTGCTGCAGGCGGTGCGCGGCCATCAGGTGACCCAGCGGGTCGGCTTCATTCTGGTGACCGGAAAGCCGACCCCGGAGATGATCCAGGTTGGCAAGAAGCTGGGCCTCAACAACATTGTCCGCAAGCCGTTCACGGTGGCCACGATGAAACAGGCCATTGAACAGGTCGTCGGGCGGCTGTAA